The Acidiferrobacter thiooxydans sequence CAGCGGGATCCGCCGGCTTTGACCGGCCAATGGCCCGGATGACTCGACGCGGTTCCAGGTTTTTCAGAACGGCCTGTCACGGGGACGAAGCATAAACGCCACCCAGATGCACATCGCTGGCCAAAGGAGCGGGTCCGGGCGTCGCAACGACCACCAAGCCGGGCAGGTTATGGATGTAATTCTCGGAAAGGGCGGGGTCCGTGACGACGACTAGGCCCTCGGAGGCCCCAAAATCAGGGAGGATCGCGCTGCGATGGGAAATCACAGCACCAGGACGCAGATAGGCTAACACCCGGACCACATTCTGACGGATCTGGACCGCCGGATCCGTCTCCAGGTCCGACGAGTAAATGCCGCTCGAGAGTCGCCGCAGCCGTCCCGCTTTTTCGTGATTCTCGAGCATCTTGCGGTTGGTTTCATCCCGGAATACCAACATGACAATACCCCCCCGTTTGGGACTTTTTCCCGGGTCCGCGGCCTTATTATGGGACGTATTTCCTGTTTTGCTACGTGATTATGGGATTTTTTTCCGGTTTGGTGTAAGGCACGACGTATCATACCCGACTCAACGCCCTGTCACGGATACTTCGTGACTGCTCCCCGCCCTAAATGGGCCATAAGCCATCCGGTCTATCGTTCTGTCTTGGAAGACGTGGCGGGCCCTTGAGGACGCGCCTTGCCGGGGGCGCCCTCTCCGGCAGAAGAGGACCTGGAGAGGACCGCGGCGCCATGCGACGCGCTTACCGACGCGCGCGTGCCCGGAGCCTCGGGCGGGCCGGCGTCGATCGGCTGAGCGAGATAGTCGGACAGGCTCGCAAGACCGCTGAGACCCGCCACAACCTCCGGCCAAGGCTTGGACCAAATGTCCAAATATAAGGGGGTCATATTCGCCGTCATGGGTCGGGGTATAGGCAAGGCTCTCCGTGCCGGGCGTAAAGGCACAGTCGATACCTTCCTTAGTGTTGCCGCGGGCATCGCAGCGATACCAGCCGAACGCGGGTAACCACACTGCGGCCAGCCCATGCGTCACATAGAGGCCACCGTCTGTGTCGAACAAAAGGCGCTGGTAACAAAAGCCGGCAGGAAGACCGCAGGCCCGCCACAAGGCGACGAGAAGGTGACTCTTCGCCAGACAGAGACCGCTGCCGGCATCGAGGACCGCGGAGGCCGAAACGGGCATCTCCTCCCGCTAGAAATCGACGCTGTGCAGAATCTCGTCACGCACGAAGGTAAAGCCGCGCTCGGCGGTGGCAACGGGATCCTCCCGGGTAATCTGCTCCGCGACCCAACGGATCCGCGGATTATCCCCGTCGACTGCCGTGCCCATGCGGAGAAAGGCCTTATCCGGCACATCCTGCCCCACGAGCGTATCCCCCTGTCGATACCGGCCATGCAACGAGACGCACAACGGGCCGCGTCCGTCCGCGCCCTGAAGTAGTGCGTATAATTTTATGTGAGCCCAGGCCTTGGCGCCATAAAAGCGGCTTGGGGCTGCGCCCAGCCCCTAATGGACCGCTCGCACACCGAAAAACTTGTCCTCGAGCGGGGTTTAGCGGATGCTCGCCGGCAAGGGCTCGAGGCGAAAGGAAGGGCGCGCATTGCACCGGCCGGCGATACCCTCCCAGAGACGGGGGAGCGGGGGGTACGCGCTCACACGGCGGGCAAGCGGCGGGGCCCAAGGGCCTCTTGATCTATCGCAACACGCAACGCCGCGCGAGCGGTTTTACTTTCTAGTCGAAGGCCGCGCCGAGTCGGTTCGTGCCTTGTGTGCGGACCACAGACGCACCCCCCGAAAGCGGGCGCCTTCCTGTCAGATAACGAACCGGGAGTCGAAGAACGCGATGAGCATGCCTTCCGTTACCACGCTTCTGGGCCCGCAAGGCGCGCCACCCTACACCATCCTCACCGCACCGGCCCGGCCCGAACCGGGGAGCCCCCATCGCTACCCCTGGGCCTGGCAGAAGTATCTCGACGCCTGCGCCAATCATTGGATGCCGCAGGAGATCAGCATGGAGCGCGACATCGCGCTCTGGAAGAGACCCCATGGCCTGTCCGAGGACGAGCGGCGCATCGTCAAGCGCAACCTCGGGTTCTTCACAACCGCGGACTCGCTCGCGGCCAACAATATCGTTCTCGGAACCTATCGTCAGATCCGTGCCCCGGAATGCCGCCAATACCTGATTCGACAGGCCTTCGAGGAGGCGATCCACACGCATTCCTATCAATATATCGTCGAGTCCCTGGGCCTTGACGAGGGTGAGGTCTTCAACGCCTATCGTGAGATCCCGTCGATCCGCGACAAGGACGCCTTCCTGCTCCCCCACATTGAGGTCCTGGCGGCACCCGGCTTCCAGACTGGGACGCGCGAGACCGACGCGGCGCTTTTGCGCTCGCTCATCGTCTTCGCGGCCATGATGGAGGGGTTGTTCTTTTATGTCGGATTCGCGCAGATCCTGGCGCTCGGACGCCAGAACAAGATGGTCGGTGCCGCCGAGCAATACCAGTACATCCTGCGCGACGAATCCATGCACTGCAACTTCGGCATCGATCTCGCCAACCAGATCAAGATCGAGAATCCCGAACTATGGAGTCGCGACTTTCAGGCCGAAATCCGGGACCTGATGCGTACCGCGGTGGATCTCGAGTGCGCCTATGCCACCGATACCATGCCGCGCGGGGTACTGGGGCTCAATGCCAACCAGATGCATCAATACGTCATCTATATCGCCAATCGCCGCTGCGCCCAGCTGGACCTGGCGGAGATCCATCCCGGGACCCCCAACCCCTTTCCGTGGATGAGCGAGATGCTGGACCTGAAGAAGGAGAAGAACTTCTTCGAGACGCGCGTGACGGAATACCGAACCGGCGGGGGACTGGCCTGGGACTGACACTGGTAGCCGGCGTGATGCGCCATGGCACGATGCGCGCGGTGAGGCCCAAGCCCGCACCGCGCGTCGCCCCACTCAGTACCCGCCGCCCCCCATGTGCGAGGCCCTGAAGGCGATACCGACCGCGACCACCACGGGAATCGACGCGGCAATGGCCGGTGCAAGCACCGGCCAAGGCTGTTTGAATGGGTAGCGGCGGATAGCGACGCTCGTGGCGAACCCGACGATGAGAGACGCCACGAACGCCACGATGATCCCGGCCCCTGCCCCCGCATAAAAACGCAGATCCAGTGCCAGGGCGCCCAGCACGAAGGCGGTGGTGGCACGCCCCGCGTCGGATAGGCCCGGGGTTCCGCTGAAGCCGGCCAGGATCACGGTGGCCACAAGGGCCACAGCCAGCGCAGCCGCGAGCTCGCCCAGCAGAATACTCCCGGAGAGCGGCGCCACCACCGCAAGACCGGCCGATGCGATGAGAGACACGGCGGCGAATGGCCAGCGACCGACATCGCGCACGCCCGAGATGACCCAGAGCGTGGACCACACCGCGGCTGCGGCCGCCCAAAGCGGCACGGCCACGAAGGGAGGGTCGCGCCCGAGAATAGGCCAGAGCAGGACCGCCGTGGCGATGGCGGCCACCAGGATCGGCAGGGCAATCACCATGAACGCGGCGCCGATCCGGCGTGCCAGGGGTGTGGCAACCGCCAGCGCCACCACAAACCACGGCACCCAGGACAATACCGTCGCGGGCGGAAACGTGAGGTCGCGGTAGACCGCGAAATAGCTGGCGAGGAAGGCCGCCGGGACCGAGAGCCCGGCGAGACCGCGCCAAAGCCAAGGAGCGCCCGCGGCCAAAAACCGGGAGGACATGACGGTGAGCCCCGCCACCACCCCTGGCACGAGAATGACGCGCAGCAGCTGGGATTTCACGAACGATGAATGGATCAGTGCCCACATATAATGTCCCCCAATGCGCCGGGCAGGCCGGCCGCCCTACGCCCCTTAACGCGCCGTGCGCACGCCCTCGATATTCACGTGCAGATGCACGCGGTTGGCGATCATGCCGGCGTAAGCCGCCATGCCAAACGCGCTACGGCGAATGGTGGTCGTGGCCTCGTAACCGGAGAGGTAACCACCCCAAGGCTTGGGTAGGGCCGCGACCTCTCCGGCACCGATCTCGCGGACATGAAATACCACCGCACGAGTTACGCCGTGCAGGGTGAGCCGCCCGTAGAGAAGGCCCGCCCTCGCCCCCTGCGGCATGAAACGCGTACTGTCAAAGGTGATGGTCGGGAACTCCCGGACATTGAAGAAATCCGGGCCGCGCAGATCATGATCGCGCATCGGGAAATCGGTATCGATGCTGGACGCCGCGATGCGAATCGCCACCGTATCGCGCGATGGCGCGGCACTATCGAAGGTGTAGGTGCCGGACATCTTGTCGAAGCGTCCCACGACCACCGCAACACCGGCGTGGCCTATGGTAAACCACGCCAGGGAATGGTTCGGGTCGACCCGGTAGGTCCCGTTGGGGCTGTCCGTCAGACGATGGTAGCGCGCCGCATGCGCGAGCGGCACGAGCCCAGCGGAGACGAGACCCGAGACGAGGGCCGCGCGGCACAGGGCGGATATTCGGGATGAGGGCATGACTGTTCTCCTTTAAGTTGAGATGTGAATCCACCGGGCCCGGATTACGGCCCTTGCCGACCGTCCGGCGGGTCTCGCTACAAGCCCTATCTATTCTTATACAGATAGTCTGTATCCAAACTACTACTACGGAGACGTATTGTCAATGTCCAAACTATCGCCGCTCAAGGTTCGCGAAATCGCTCTCGCAGGCGGCGTAATTCCCGGCGCGTCCGGTCGAGATCGTCGGGGCTCATATCGAGAAAGACACGCTTTAGGTGCTGTATGTGCATCGGGAAGACACGCGCAAACAGGGCCTCGCCCGCGCTCGTCAAGACCGCATGAAAGCTGCGGCGATCCCCGCTCGGGACCTTCCGAAACACCAGTCCTTTGGCCTCGAGACGATCGATGATCCCGGTTAAGGTTCCCTTGGTGATCAAGGTCTTGCGGGCCACATCGCTCAACGGAAGACCTTCGGTGCGACCGAGCGTGGCGATGACATCGAACTGCGCCGGGGTGAGGCCCAATTCGCGGACGTGGGCCGCCGAGTAATTGGAAAAGGCATGGTAGGCCTCCGCGAGCTCACGCAGCACGCCGAGAAAAGGTTCGCGCGCCGCAAGCTCGGTCATGCCCACGAACGATGCCGATGCAGGCGCCTCCTGCGAATCCCTTTTTGGCATGGTCCACCCCCGATAGTTTTTGTGACGACAGTCTAGTCACGAATTATCGCATGAAAGGGCGATCGCGTCAGGCGACGCGCGATAAGGGGCATGGAGGACCTATGGGGGATACCAGGGGGCCGCCGTTCCCGTAGCCTTGGAGCCCGTGGCCCCCAAGCCGCCAGCGACGTCGCCCGTTGCGCATCACACGGGTCGCGTTGGTCAACGGTGTTCCGTGGGGACTCAACTCAGGAGAAGGACCATGTCTCGATTGCGTATCCGATTACTCACCAAGCGCGCGCTCCTTGGCGTCGTGCTCGCCAGCGCCTTGCCAGCCGTCGCCTTCGCACAGGCTGGAGGGGCACAGTCGTCGTCACAGGCGGGGGCGGCAAGCGGTCATCCCATGATGGGACACGCGGGGATGGGCGCGCCCAAGACCACCGGCGCAAACCCCATGACCGGCAGCACCGGTAAACCAGGCGGGAGCCCATGGGTAAAGTCCATACAAGCGGCGCTTAATCGCAAGGAACACGCCCATCTCGCAGTCGACGGCAAGATGGGCCCAGAGACACGAACCGCTCTGGAGAAATTCCAGAAGGCCCATGGCATCAAGCCGACCGGCCGCCCCAACAAGGTGACCGAGAAGGACCTGGGACTCTAAATCGCCCCCAGGGGTACAGCGGCTACCCGATGCGCGGATAGATGCGCTCGGGGGCCTTGGTGCGTCCCGCGTTTCTCAGAGCATGCGGCCTCAAAGAGAACCGTCCATGCCTCCCCACTTCATCGCATCATTCGCGACACGCGCGCGGCTCGGTATCGCCATTGCCGGGGCCCTGCCGACCGTTGCCTTTGCCCACGACGGCGCGCATGCGGCGCCCCCGACGGGGGCCATGAACGGCCCCATGCACGAACATCCCATTGCCGGGAAAGGGCCCATGACCGGCGCCGCCGCGCCCGGCGGGAGTCCTTGGGTCAAAGCAACCCAGGCGTCTTTAAATCGCGCGGAGCACGCCCACCCGCAGTCGACGGCAAGATAGATACGGCGACCCACGCCGCCCTGAAGAGGTTCCAGAAGACACAGGGCCTACAGATGACCGGCCGCGTCAACAAGGCCACGTGGCGCGCGCTGGGTCTGTAGGCCTGCTGGAAAGACCGGCCGGCTTACGCGCGGCCTTCGCGGTTTTTCATCAACCCGGCCCCAGGCGGGCGTAAGCCTTCCGCCGACCCTGGCGCGGGGTGCGCGCCCCGCTCGCTACTCGGGGCGCGGCAGCGCGCCTTGCCCGCCCCCACCCGTAGCACCATGGTCCGTATCGTCGCGACGATGGTCCTTGCCGAGCAGCATGTACATCGCCGGGACCACGAACAGCGAGAACAATGAACCAAGGCTAAGTCCCGTAAAGATCACGAGACCGAGGGCAAAGCGCGCAGCTGCGCCCGGACCGGTTGCGAGCAGCAAGGGGATCACGCCCACGACCATGGCCGCGGTGGTCATGAGGATCGGCCGGAGACGGATGGACGAGGCCTTCTCCACGGCCTCGCGCTTGCTGAGGCCCTCGTGACGTTGCGCCTCATTGGCGAACTGCACGATCAGGATACCTTGCTTTGTGATCAAGCCGATCAGGGTGATGAGACCCACCTCGGTATAGATATTGATCGTGCCGAGTCCGAGGCTCAAAAAGATCAGTGCGCCGCTGATCGACATGGGGACTGTGACCATGACGATGAGTGGATCGCGGAAGCTCTCGAACTGGGCCGCGAGCAACAGGTAGATGAGCAGGATCGCCAGGAAAAAGGTGAGCAGCAGACCATTGCGCGTGTGCATGAACTGCCGCGACTCACTCGCGTAATTGATGGTGAATCCCTGCGGGAAGATCCTGTGCGCCTGGACGCGCAGATAGGACAAGGCCTGCCCCATGGTCACGCCGGGCATCGGCACCGCCTGAATCGTTGCGGAATTCAGCTGGTCGAATTGCGGGAGATACTGGGGCTCGACCTTGGTCGTAAGCGATACCACAGTCGACAACGGGATCATGTGGCCGCCCGCCTGAAGATAGAAGCTCTTCAAAAGCCCGGCATTAGCGCGGAAGCGGTCGGAGACCTGTGGAATCACCTCGTAACTGCGGCCCTTCAAGTCGAAGCGGTTGATGTAGTTGCCGCTCAAGAGCGGCTGCAGGTTGGCGGCGATGGTCTGCATGTTGAGGCCCAGGGCCGCCGCCATGCTGCGCCGGATATGTATGACGATCTGCGGGTCATCATAGCGCAGATCCTTGGCAACATAGGCAAATAGCCCGCTGCGCTGGGCAATGCCGACCAGGCGGTCGGCGACCGTGTCGATCTTCCGATAACCCGCATTCCCCTGGATAACAAACTGCACGGGCGGGCCGCCCGCCGATCCGGGAAGTGGCGGCCTCTGGAACACCGCAAGCTGCAGGCCCGCTATGTGCGAGACCTTCTTCTGGATGATGGGCTGGAGCTGCATCGTAGTGATGGAGCGCTTGCTCCAGGGCACGAGATGCATACCGGCCATCATCTGGTTGCTCCCGGCCCCGGTGGGGGAGAAACCGGTGATCATGAAACTCTTGTCGTAGACCTTGAACTGCTCGAAGTCATGGATGATCTGCAGCCCGTAGGTACGCAGATAGCGAGTCGTGGCGGTCGGTGGCGCGATACCGGCGACGAAGATGACGCCCTGATCCTCTTGGGGGGCGAGTTCCTGTTTGGTCGATGTGAACAGGAAATAGACGCTTGCCAGCATGACCGCCGCAAAAAGGTAAATGGCCGGCAGGTAATCGAGGCTTGCGTGCAAGAGGCGAATATAGCGTGCTCGCAGGGCCTCGAAACGCTCATCCACCAGGCGCGCCCAGCCATGCGAGGGGTTCTGTTTCAGGACCCGCGCACTCAACATCGGCGAGAGCGTCAGGGCCACGAGCATGGACACCAGCACCGCCGCCACCAGCGTAAAGGCAAATTCCGAGAAAAGGCTTCCAGTGAGACCGCCCATGAAGCCTATGGGGGCGAATACCGCCACGAGCGTAGTCGACATGACGACGATCGGTGCGAGCAGCTCGCGCCCCGAGAGCAACGCGGCGTCTATCGGGCTTTTGCCCTCCTCGATGTGACGGTGGATATTCTCGACCACGACGATGGCATCGTCCACGACCAGACCTATGGCCAGCACGATGGCCAGCAAGGTCAACAGATTGATGGTGAAATGCATCATCCACATCAAGAGGCCGCCGCCTATGATGGACAAGGGGATCGCGATCGCCGGAATCAAGGCCGCGCGCAGCGAACCCAGGAACAGGAGGATGACGAAGATCACCACCACCAGCGTGATGCCGATCGTGGTGAGGATCTCATGCAGGGACGCGGTTATATAAGTGCTCGCATCGTAGGGGATATTGGCCCGCAGGGTCGGCGGAAACTGCGCCTTCAGGTGCGCGAGTTCGCGGCGCACGCCGTGGGCTACGGTCAACGAGTTCGCCGACGGCGTGGGCTGGATGCCGATATAGGCCGCCGTCGTGCCGTTGAAGAACGCCTGCGAGGTGTAGGTCTCGGCCCCGAGCGTGACACGCGCGACATCCTTCAATCGCACCAGGGTGGGGCCATTGCGGGCCACGATGAGATTCTTGAAGCCACGAACGGTCGATAGATTCGTGGTGGCGGTTATAACCTCCCCTATCGTGGCACTGCGCGTGCGTCCGACCGCCGATATGTAGTCGTTGGCAGCGAGCGCCGCCGCCACCTGTGCGGGCTGAATGTGGAGCGCCGCCATCTTCACCGGGTTTAGCCACACGCGCATGGCAAAGGTATTCCCCGATCCGGTCCCGGCCGGCACGATCTGCGCCTCACTGACACCGGGCACCGAGACCAGACTCGGCTGTACCACGCGCAGCAGATAATCGGTGATCTGCTGCTGGGTCATGTGAGGGCTGTAAAAGGCGATATACATGAGGTCTGTGGTATCGCCGACAGTCACGTTGATGACCGGAAGCTGACTGCCGGTCGGCAGCTTGTTCACCACCTGCTGGATCTTCGACTGAATATTGGCAACCGCCGCATTGGGGCTGTAGTTCAACTTCATGTAGGCGGTGATGGTCGAGGCCCCCTCGGCGCTGACGGAGGTCATGTAATCGATGCCCGGGGCGGTGGCGATCACGCGCTCCAGAGGCGTAGTCAGGAACCCCTGAACGGTCTGCGGGCTTGCGCCGGGGTAGACGGTGCGGATGACCACGGTAGTGTTGGTCATCTTCGGATACTCACGGACCGTCATCCCCACATAGGCACGCACGCCGAGCAGGAAGATGACGAGGCTCAAGGCCGTGGCCAGGACCGGCCGCCGGATAAAGAAATCGGTAAAGGTCATACCACCGCCCTTAAGGCTGCACCGTGTTGTTGATCGCAATCGGCATGCCGTTGCGAAGCTTGACCTGACCGGCCGTAACCACGACCTGCCCCACCTTGAGCCCGCTCTTTATGGCCACGAGTCCATGACGTTCGCGGCCTACCGCCACGACCTGTTGGCGGGCGATGAGATGGGGGTGGCCCTTGATGGTCCCATGCCGCACCACATAGACCGTATCGCCGTAAGTGTTGTAGGTGAGCGCCTCGGCCGGGACAACCATGACCTTGCGGACATGCCGACCCAGGAGACGCACGCGCCCGAACATGCCAGGACGCAATACCGCCGCCGGATTGGGCACGGTCGCCTGCACGAGGATGTTGCGCGTGACGGGGTTCACGGTCGCATCAATAGCATGCACGTGTCCGATGAAGTGGCGATGCGGAAACGCGTCCACGCGCAACTGGATCGTCTGCCCGACATGCACCCTCGGGACCTCGACCTGCGGGAGCGTGAAGTTGGCATAGAGCGTGCGATAGGACTGGAGGTCAACGATCGGCGCGCCCGGCGCGAGATACTGGCCCAGATTCACCTGACGGACCCCGAGGACGCCGCTAAAGGGTGCGCGCAGGGCGAGCTCGTGGATCGCCGCCAGATCGCCCGCGACATGGGCGGTGGCGCCATGGAAACTCGCGATCGCGCTATCGAGCTGCGCGCGGCTCGCCGCCTTCTCCTTATAAAGCGTGCGCGTGCGCCGCAGATTGGCGGCCGCTAGGCGCGCCTGCGCCCGATCAAAGGCGAGTTGCGCCAGTTGTGGCTGATCGTTGACCTGCACGAGCAGTGCGCCGGCGCGTACCGGGGCCCCCGAATGGAAGTCTATGGCGGTCACAACCCCGGGCAGCTGGGCGGTCACGGTCACACCCTCGATAGCGGTGAGACTACCCACGCTGCGGATATGATCGCGCCACGCCGCGCGCACCACGCGTGCCGTCGATACCGTCACCACTGGCATACCGCGCGCGGCCATAAACTCATGGATCTTGTAATTGA is a genomic window containing:
- a CDS encoding YceI family protein; the encoded protein is MPSSRISALCRAALVSGLVSAGLVPLAHAARYHRLTDSPNGTYRVDPNHSLAWFTIGHAGVAVVVGRFDKMSGTYTFDSAAPSRDTVAIRIAASSIDTDFPMRDHDLRGPDFFNVREFPTITFDSTRFMPQGARAGLLYGRLTLHGVTRAVVFHVREIGAGEVAALPKPWGGYLSGYEATTTIRRSAFGMAAYAGMIANRVHLHVNIEGVRTAR
- a CDS encoding efflux RND transporter permease subunit, whose translation is MTFTDFFIRRPVLATALSLVIFLLGVRAYVGMTVREYPKMTNTTVVIRTVYPGASPQTVQGFLTTPLERVIATAPGIDYMTSVSAEGASTITAYMKLNYSPNAAVANIQSKIQQVVNKLPTGSQLPVINVTVGDTTDLMYIAFYSPHMTQQQITDYLLRVVQPSLVSVPGVSEAQIVPAGTGSGNTFAMRVWLNPVKMAALHIQPAQVAAALAANDYISAVGRTRSATIGEVITATTNLSTVRGFKNLIVARNGPTLVRLKDVARVTLGAETYTSQAFFNGTTAAYIGIQPTPSANSLTVAHGVRRELAHLKAQFPPTLRANIPYDASTYITASLHEILTTIGITLVVVIFVILLFLGSLRAALIPAIAIPLSIIGGGLLMWMMHFTINLLTLLAIVLAIGLVVDDAIVVVENIHRHIEEGKSPIDAALLSGRELLAPIVVMSTTLVAVFAPIGFMGGLTGSLFSEFAFTLVAAVLVSMLVALTLSPMLSARVLKQNPSHGWARLVDERFEALRARYIRLLHASLDYLPAIYLFAAVMLASVYFLFTSTKQELAPQEDQGVIFVAGIAPPTATTRYLRTYGLQIIHDFEQFKVYDKSFMITGFSPTGAGSNQMMAGMHLVPWSKRSITTMQLQPIIQKKVSHIAGLQLAVFQRPPLPGSAGGPPVQFVIQGNAGYRKIDTVADRLVGIAQRSGLFAYVAKDLRYDDPQIVIHIRRSMAAALGLNMQTIAANLQPLLSGNYINRFDLKGRSYEVIPQVSDRFRANAGLLKSFYLQAGGHMIPLSTVVSLTTKVEPQYLPQFDQLNSATIQAVPMPGVTMGQALSYLRVQAHRIFPQGFTINYASESRQFMHTRNGLLLTFFLAILLIYLLLAAQFESFRDPLIVMVTVPMSISGALIFLSLGLGTINIYTEVGLITLIGLITKQGILIVQFANEAQRHEGLSKREAVEKASSIRLRPILMTTAAMVVGVIPLLLATGPGAAARFALGLVIFTGLSLGSLFSLFVVPAMYMLLGKDHRRDDTDHGATGGGGQGALPRPE
- a CDS encoding ribonucleotide-diphosphate reductase subunit beta, with protein sequence MSMPSVTTLLGPQGAPPYTILTAPARPEPGSPHRYPWAWQKYLDACANHWMPQEISMERDIALWKRPHGLSEDERRIVKRNLGFFTTADSLAANNIVLGTYRQIRAPECRQYLIRQAFEEAIHTHSYQYIVESLGLDEGEVFNAYREIPSIRDKDAFLLPHIEVLAAPGFQTGTRETDAALLRSLIVFAAMMEGLFFYVGFAQILALGRQNKMVGAAEQYQYILRDESMHCNFGIDLANQIKIENPELWSRDFQAEIRDLMRTAVDLECAYATDTMPRGVLGLNANQMHQYVIYIANRRCAQLDLAEIHPGTPNPFPWMSEMLDLKKEKNFFETRVTEYRTGGGLAWD
- a CDS encoding peptidoglycan-binding domain-containing protein, which codes for MSRLRIRLLTKRALLGVVLASALPAVAFAQAGGAQSSSQAGAASGHPMMGHAGMGAPKTTGANPMTGSTGKPGGSPWVKSIQAALNRKEHAHLAVDGKMGPETRTALEKFQKAHGIKPTGRPNKVTEKDLGL
- a CDS encoding peptidoglycan-binding domain-containing protein, which encodes MGQSNPGVFKSRGARPPAVDGKIDTATHAALKRFQKTQGLQMTGRVNKATWRALGL
- a CDS encoding transglutaminase-like domain-containing protein gives rise to the protein MPVSASAVLDAGSGLCLAKSHLLVALWRACGLPAGFCYQRLLFDTDGGLYVTHGLAAVWLPAFGWYRCDARGNTKEGIDCAFTPGTESLAYTPTHDGEYDPLIFGHLVQALAGGCGGSQRSCEPVRLSRSADRRRPARGSGHARVGKRVAWRRGPLQVLFCRRGRPRQGASSRARHVFQDRTIDRMAYGPFRAGSSHEVSVTGR
- a CDS encoding efflux RND transporter periplasmic adaptor subunit, with product MKKRVVLVALILALVFAGIFGWKAFVNYKIHEFMAARGMPVVTVSTARVVRAAWRDHIRSVGSLTAIEGVTVTAQLPGVVTAIDFHSGAPVRAGALLVQVNDQPQLAQLAFDRAQARLAAANLRRTRTLYKEKAASRAQLDSAIASFHGATAHVAGDLAAIHELALRAPFSGVLGVRQVNLGQYLAPGAPIVDLQSYRTLYANFTLPQVEVPRVHVGQTIQLRVDAFPHRHFIGHVHAIDATVNPVTRNILVQATVPNPAAVLRPGMFGRVRLLGRHVRKVMVVPAEALTYNTYGDTVYVVRHGTIKGHPHLIARQQVVAVGRERHGLVAIKSGLKVGQVVVTAGQVKLRNGMPIAINNTVQP
- a CDS encoding MarR family winged helix-turn-helix transcriptional regulator, coding for MPKRDSQEAPASASFVGMTELAAREPFLGVLRELAEAYHAFSNYSAAHVRELGLTPAQFDVIATLGRTEGLPLSDVARKTLITKGTLTGIIDRLEAKGLVFRKVPSGDRRSFHAVLTSAGEALFARVFPMHIQHLKRVFLDMSPDDLDRTRRELRRLRERFREP